One window from the genome of Nicotiana sylvestris chromosome 9, ASM39365v2, whole genome shotgun sequence encodes:
- the LOC138877241 gene encoding zinc finger BED domain-containing protein RICESLEEPER 1-like: MNSLFGEYLNKYSTESCPQSPSSSTSSNNTSNTPSGSVISASKIRTKLSLKKQKEDNGSGGAKSELDKYISEEQEPFSEEFDILSWWKTHAPRFPILSELARDVLAIPISSVASECAFSTGGRILDSFRSSLTPKCVQALICVQDWLREEKNPISVAEDLKYLEELELDMENNGSTTSIV; this comes from the exons ATGAATTCTTTGTTTGGAGAGTATCTAAATAAGTATTCAACTGAATCTTGTCCTCAATCTCCATCTAGTTCTACTTCATCTAACAACACATCTAATACACCTAGTGGGAGTGTTATAAGTGCATCAAAAATAAGGACTAAGCTTAGCTTgaagaaacaaaaggaagacAATGGAAGTGGGGGTGCTAAATCGGAGTTGGATAAATACATTAGTGAAGAACAAGAGCCTTTTAGTGAAGAATTTGATATCTTGAGTTGGTGGAAAACACATGCTCCTAGATTTCCTATTCTTTCGGAGTTGGCTCGTGATGTGTTGGCAATTCCAATTTCTAGTGTGGCGTCGGAATGCGCGTTTAGCACTGGTGGCCgtattcttgattcatttaggagttcattgactccTAAATGTGTGCAAGCTCTTATTTGTGTTCAAGATTGGCTTAGAGAAGAGAAGAATCCTATTAGTGTTGCAGAAGACTTGAAGTATCTTGAGGAACTCGAGCTTG ATATGGAAAATAATGGAAGCACtactagcattgtttga